In Rhodoferax koreense, a genomic segment contains:
- a CDS encoding alpha/beta hydrolase fold domain-containing protein, translating into MAAVTGRKSNEVYRHLRRQIILAELPAGQQLVELEVARQMDCSQSTVREALMRLQEDGLIMRQGYRGTVVSSVSAIEGQESLDIRARIESRAAHLSMGNFTPAHIELLSGLVRQMEAMAEQGDEYGLFELDQAFHHALYEAANLPALIPMLDRCSLCSHRYKITQSTTRRTLRDTALRHWKIVEAVQSGQAAELERVLFHHVSSVIGDADGAARGEPELRMSPPMAAIFQRLQKEDGHLPNPMRIPLAEARLNFNATTARWNRIDEDAFDIEDFLIPSAGGYRMPALRIAPKVGARPGTLLYLHGGGWVFGSVQTHRGAMARLAELSGLTVVGIDYRLAPDAPFPAGLNDAVWAWHWLRAESDARGLTAPWFVSGDSSGANLALSMMLDLRHAGEALPDAALLFYGVFAANHQTESHLRCGQGQFGLSTEKMAWYRAHYLSGARCNPDDPRVSPLLADLAGLPPIFMNAAGLDPLRDDSLMLARRLAQANVPCQMKVVEGVVHGFMQMSSELPEAMAAFKDAAAFTRSW; encoded by the coding sequence ATGGCTGCCGTCACGGGCCGCAAGAGCAACGAGGTCTACCGCCATCTGCGCCGCCAGATCATCCTGGCCGAGCTGCCGGCGGGCCAGCAGCTCGTCGAGCTCGAAGTGGCGCGCCAGATGGATTGCAGCCAGAGCACCGTGCGCGAGGCCCTGATGCGGCTGCAGGAAGACGGGCTCATCATGCGCCAGGGCTACCGCGGCACCGTGGTGTCGTCGGTCTCGGCGATCGAAGGCCAGGAGTCCCTCGACATTCGCGCGCGCATCGAGTCCCGCGCCGCGCACCTGTCGATGGGCAACTTCACGCCCGCGCACATCGAACTGCTTAGCGGCCTCGTGCGGCAGATGGAGGCCATGGCCGAGCAGGGCGACGAGTACGGGCTGTTCGAACTCGACCAGGCCTTCCACCATGCGCTGTACGAAGCGGCGAACCTGCCGGCTTTGATCCCGATGCTCGACCGCTGCTCGCTGTGCAGCCACCGCTACAAAATCACGCAGTCCACCACCCGACGCACGCTGCGCGACACGGCGCTGCGCCACTGGAAGATCGTCGAGGCGGTGCAGTCGGGTCAGGCCGCGGAACTCGAGCGTGTGCTGTTCCACCATGTGTCCAGCGTGATCGGCGACGCCGATGGCGCCGCCCGTGGCGAGCCTGAACTGCGCATGTCGCCCCCGATGGCCGCGATCTTCCAGCGCCTGCAGAAGGAGGATGGCCACCTGCCCAACCCGATGCGCATCCCGCTGGCGGAGGCACGGCTCAACTTCAATGCCACGACCGCGCGCTGGAATCGCATCGACGAGGACGCGTTCGACATCGAGGACTTCCTGATCCCGAGCGCGGGCGGCTACCGGATGCCGGCGCTGCGCATCGCACCCAAGGTCGGCGCGCGTCCCGGCACGCTGCTGTACCTGCATGGCGGCGGCTGGGTGTTCGGCTCGGTGCAGACGCACCGCGGCGCCATGGCGCGGCTGGCCGAACTCAGTGGGTTGACCGTGGTCGGCATCGACTACCGCCTCGCCCCCGACGCCCCTTTCCCTGCGGGCCTGAACGATGCCGTCTGGGCCTGGCACTGGCTGCGGGCCGAGTCCGATGCGCGCGGGCTGACCGCGCCGTGGTTCGTCTCGGGCGATTCCTCGGGCGCCAACCTCGCGTTGTCGATGATGCTGGACCTGCGCCACGCGGGCGAGGCGCTGCCGGATGCCGCGCTGCTGTTCTACGGCGTGTTCGCGGCCAACCACCAGACCGAATCGCACCTGCGCTGCGGCCAGGGTCAGTTCGGCCTCTCGACGGAAAAGATGGCCTGGTACCGCGCGCATTACCTCAGCGGCGCGCGCTGCAACCCGGACGACCCGCGCGTGTCGCCGCTGCTGGCCGATCTGGCCGGACTGCCGCCGATCTTCATGAACGCGGCCGGTCTCGACCCGCTGCGTGACGACAGCCTCATGCTTGCCCGGCGCCTGGCCCAGGCCAACGTGCCGTGCCAGATGAAGGTGGTCGAAGGCGTGGTGCACGGTTTCATGCAGATGAGCAGTGAATTGCCCGAAGCCATGGCCGCTTTCAAGGATGCCGCCGCGTTCACCCGGTCCTGGTGA